One window of the Misgurnus anguillicaudatus chromosome 8, ASM2758022v2, whole genome shotgun sequence genome contains the following:
- the gpr180 gene encoding integral membrane protein GPR180 has translation MFVFVLSLTILLFTSCPATAKTVSGVFRSDTARETWGQYITRFQFHGENAVIVYHVDDAHVALQREARLLLFQGLEAFDNLSCLERVSAAHNSIIVSKAEQNQTIPQQSSPQLWYVMYADRYTCQEEQVDRQLEDIHFQIILLNPDAEGNPLDHFSAEEAGLHSFYFLSVLAYFVASCIYLQPLWQALSKGGPMLTVLKVLSTVLFLQGTSVLLNYVHMARYARDGIGMPLTGSLAELCDMIAQVQMVYMLLSLCVGWSLSRSRKSLSKPLQWDSSPVSTGVAVATVITQAALLIWEQFEDTEHHSFHSHHSIAGRLLMVLRVALALFLASVIYQMVSAERSSLKRDFYLSFTKGCFLWFLCQPVLVVFSLTLNEHQREKVVTIGVILCQCISVVILYRLFLSRSLYWEVSSLSSVTLPLTMSRTARERY, from the exons atgtttgtgtttgttttaagtCTCACGATTCTTCTGTTCACTTCGTGTCCTGCAACAGCGAAAACAGTTTCTGGAGTTTTCCGGAGCGACACGGCAAGAGAAACCTGGGGACAATACATCACAAGATTTCAGTTTCATG GTGAGAATGCTGTGATCGTCTATCATGTGGATGATGCTCACGTGGCTCTACAGAGAGAAGCAAGACTGCTGCTGTTTCAGGGCCTCGAGGCTTTTGACAATCTCAGCTGTCTGGAGAGAGTTTCTGCAGCGCACAACTCCa TTATTGTGAGTAAAGCGGAGCAGAACCAGACGATACCACAACAGTCCAGTCCACAGCTGTGGTATGTGATGTATGCGGACCGTTACACCTGTCAGGAGGAGCAGGTGGACCGGCAGCTGGAGGACATACACTTCCAGATAATCCTACTGAATCCAGATGCTGAAGGAAATCCACTGGATCACTTCAGCGCTGAGGAGGCCG GTCTGCACAGTTTCTACTTCCTGTCAGTCTTGGCGTATTTCGTGGCGTCGTGCATCTACTTGCAGCCGCTGTGGCAGGCGTTGAGTAAAGGCGGCCCTATGCTCACTGTGCTGAAGGTTTTATCTACAGTGCTGTTTCTGCAGGGAACGTCAGTGCTGCTCAACTACGTCCACATGGCCCG GTACGCTAGAGATGGGATAGGGATGCCTCTGACGGGCAGCCTCGCCGAGT tgTGTGATATGATCGCTCAGGTTCAGATGGTCTATATGTTGTTGAGTTTGTGTGTCGGCTGGTCTCTGAGTCGCAGCAGGAAGTCTTTGAGTAAACCGCTCCAGTGGGATTCATCTCCTGTGTCCACGGGTGTCGCAGTGGCCACGGTCATCACACAG gCAGCATTACTGATCTGGGAACAGTTTGAGGACACAGAGCATCACAGTTTTCACAGTCATCACAGTATCGCCGGGCGGCTGCTGATGGTGCTGCGTGTGGCGCTCGCTCTCTTTCTGGCATCAGTCATCTATCAGATGGTTTCAGCAGAGAGAAGTTCACTCAAGAGAGATTTTTATCTCAGTTTCACCaag GGTTGTTTTCTGTGGTTCTTGTGTCAGCCAGTTTTGGTTGTGTTCTCATTAACGCTGAATGAACATCAGAGAGAAAAG GTGGTCACGATCGGTGTGATTTTGTGTCAGTGTATCTCAGTGGTGATTCTGTACCGACTCTTCCTGTCACGCAGTCTGTATTGGGAAGTGTCGTCGCTGTCGTCCGTCACGCTGCCTCTGACCATGAGCCGAACCGCTCGAGAGCGATACTGA